Part of the Benincasa hispida cultivar B227 chromosome 11, ASM972705v1, whole genome shotgun sequence genome, TATTTATTcctgtattattttattttttgaaatatgagTGGGATCTGATCTGGAATAAAACTTCTTTAAAGGAAAACACACAACTTTTGGTCTTGTCAAGTACATGATTGACAATTTCATATACTATTGACATTTCATATACTTTTCACTAATTGAAATCTTCCTTTGTTGCCACTGAAATTGGTGAGGATTATTGTGATGTATGTAACGTTGATGTCTTGGTTTTATTTTTGTAcgtgattttattattattattattattttttttgtactgatctaatcaaatataattattcgACATATATATCTAGTagattatgatatatataagaCATCAATACATCGAGAGCATAGTTCATAAACTTATATTATCAACTTCTAATGAAGTTATATTATcaatttcaattattattttagagGTAGATGATTATGGTTATCACTCTAGGGGTTAATAGGTTTCATTCTAGAGAAAGTTAATaaagatttataattttaaatagaaTAATGAAACTTTTCCTTGTTGGGTTTTATCTTCTCCCGCCACATTAATGAagtctcatttttttttctttttacctcCATTGATGTTGCAGCTTCAAGCTCGTCACTGATCTTAATAGACTTCAGAAGAGGAAACAATGGTGGTAACAGAATCAGAAATGATTTCACATGATGAAGTTGAACCGCCATTACAGTCTGAACAACAGCTCAAGCACCATGGATTCACTTCCCTTGGAAGGCAGTCCTCCATTTACTCGCTTACACTGGATGAGTTCCAGCATACTCTCTGTGAGAGTGGCAAGAATTTTGGCTCCATGAACATGGATGAGTTCCTCACCAGCATTTGGACGGCGGAGGAAAACCAAGCAATTATCGCTAGCCAATCGGGCACGACCATCGTTGCTGCCGTGGCAGCGTTGAACAATGCTCAGGCTCACTTGCCTGTGAGTGGAGCGTCGGTGGAGAAACGCAACATAGAGAAGCAAGCAAGCCTACCTCGCCAAGGTTCACTTACACTTCCTGCACCCTTATGTAGGAAAACTGTGGATGAGGTTTGGTCTGAGATACACAAGAGCCAGCAAGGGGGGAATCAAAATAGCAACAGTGATAATGCCAATTCTCAGAATCCAGAATCTGCCACACGCCAACCGACGTTTGGGGAGATGACATTGGAGGATTTTCTGATCAAAGCTGGGGTTGTTCGAGAACCTTGTGTTGGGGTAGGAGTGTCGCAACCATTGCCACCGCCTCAGCAATATGGTATGTACCAGAATAGCAACCACGCCATTGGTGCTGGTTATGTTTCCAGGCCTATTATGGGACTCAATACATCTGCAGCTGGTACTGGTGGTGGTAGTAATGCCGGTGCCGGTGGCATTACGACATACCAACCAGTCCCCCAAGGTGGTTCTACTATTGGAGATACATCAGGATATGCTAGCAATGGTAAGAGAAACAGTGTGTTCTCATCACAACCTCCACCTGCTGTTTGTTATGGTGGAAGAGTGGTGAACGGTGGTGGAGGTGGCGGCGGGGGAGGAGGATATCCACCGGCTCAACCGATGGGGTTGGCAGCACCTGTAAGTCCAGTGTCCCCAGAAGGAATGTGCACGAATCAGGTGGATAGCTCAAATCAATT contains:
- the LOC120090438 gene encoding protein ABSCISIC ACID-INSENSITIVE 5 isoform X1; amino-acid sequence: MVVTESEMISHDEVEPPLQSEQQLKHHGFTSLGRQSSIYSLTLDEFQHTLCESGKNFGSMNMDEFLTSIWTAEENQAIIASQSGTTIVAAVAALNNAQAHLPVSGASVEKRNIEKQASLPRQGSLTLPAPLCRKTVDEVWSEIHKSQQGGNQNSNSDNANSQNPESATRQPTFGEMTLEDFLIKAGVVREPCVGVGVSQPLPPPQQYGMYQNSNHAIGAGYVSRPIMGLNTSAAGTGGGSNAGAGGITTYQPVPQGGSTIGDTSGYASNGKRNSVFSSQPPPAVCYGGRVVNGGGGGGGGGGYPPAQPMGLAAPVSPVSPEGMCTNQVDSSNQFGLDLGGLRGRKRIIDGPVEKVVERRQRRMIKNRESAARSRARKQAYTVELEAELNQLREENAHLKQALAELERKRKHQYLEESKNVHTKAQRAKEKLRVMRRALSCPL
- the LOC120090438 gene encoding protein ABSCISIC ACID-INSENSITIVE 5 isoform X2, encoding MVVTESEMISHDEVEPPLQSEQQLKHHGFTSLGRQSSIYSLTLDEFQHTLCESGKNFGSMNMDEFLTSIWTAEENQAIIASQSGTTIVAAVAALNNAQAHLPVSGASVEKRNIEKQASLPRQGSLTLPAPLCRKTVDEVWSEIHKSQQGGNQNSNSDNANSQNPESATRQPTFGEMTLEDFLIKAGVVREPCVGVGVSQPLPPPQQYGMYQNSNHAIGAGYVSRPIMGLNTSAAGTGGGSNAGAGGITTYQPVPQGGSTIGDTSGYASNGKRNSVFSSQPPPAVCYGGRVVNGGGGGGGGGGYPPAQPMGLAAPVSPVSPEGMCTNQVDSSNQFGLDLGGLRGRKRIIDGPVEKVVERRQRRMIKNRESAARSRARKQAYTVELEAELNQLREENAHLKQALAELERKRKHQEFDLIASMIMTRLLKSWS